The DNA window ACCAGTCCGCTGCATCGTGCTAGCAGACTGAGTACCAGGGTGATACTTGATCACCCCCTCAAACCGAAGCCTTTTGACCTTCGGTAGTCTATAGAAAGCCGTATTTGATACTATACTGTAGACGGTGTGATTATTCTGACTCTTCCAGAATCCACAGCTCACTTTATTCATCATAGTGAGGTTCTGCTATATCATGTTCATAGCATGTATACGAGGATGACCCTTGATCTCCCCCTCGATCCGAGATACACAATGCTCGGTAATCCACAGCAAGTCATATTGGATACTCTACCGTAGATGGTGTGGAAGCACTGACTTCATAGGCTCCATCCCTCACTCTATCCAACTTAGTAAGGTTGTGCTAGAAACGCTTCGTAGCACGGACCTGGAAATGACACCCAGTCATCTCCGGCACATGGTGATCGTCTCCCGAGGGGGTACAGAACTTGCCGTTGCTGTTCCAGATTTGGTAGCGCTGCTGGTTCCTGATCTGGGCAGAGTGACCGGCTTCGGTTGTTTTGAGTACCCATACCTTTCCCGATGTAAAAGCTCCAGTGAGCCTCTTGAATAACCATCTTACTACCATTTCTAAGGTATGTCGATTTCAGCGTTACTCTTTAATAACCATATTCAAACCTCCCCTTGAGGTATGGCGGTCTATGATAAATCTTCGTGTTCAGCCTTTGTTGACGATAAACATACCACCATTCTTATCTTCGTTGAACTCCACGTAACTGCACCGCCAGCCATAAACATCACCTACCCCCCAGTAGAATAAGGGAGATCCAGGGATGACTCCGAAGTAGCATCTGTGTTCACGATAATATTAATAGGAGCCCCCTTTTGATACTGCATACTGACGTGTAGTGTAAAGGTACTTTTAGCAGGAGATAAATGAAGTTCTTACCACATTTAATCTGTAAGATAGTTCCTCTTCATTATCGCTCTGTCACTGGAACCTTTGCTGTCACTGCCACGCTGAGTACGGGCACCTAAAGATTTATCCCTTGCTCTTCTTTCAACCTCTAAATACTCCTTCTCGATCCTCCTGTACGCTTTTATCAGATTGTCCAATTGGTAACTCAGTCGCTTCTCCACTGGCTTACCACCGTGCACTAGCACCACACGGTCCCTGATAACCATCTCACGCCCCAGTTGCATACTTAGATCCTTACATTCCACCTATAGCAACATGTGGATTAAGGAGACCTTTTCAACTGGCTTTCCTTGCTCCCCTTCGCTTGTGAATGCTAAAATGATCAAACGAAAATCAACCGTCGTTTAATGCAACGCAAACAACATCCTTGTGGTGACCATCATACTGTCTTACAACTTTCCTCGTGGGCAGATCCCATAGTCTGACGTAATGGCCTGATGACGCTGTCAAGAGGTATCCGCTATTTGCGCTGAACGCGCAGTCCCAGACCCACTTGTGATGAACATTCAAAGTAGATTCgaatttgaagttgttATCAATGGACCAAACTCTTGTGACCACATTCACTTTCCCCTACCGCACTAATAGCGGCGGGTTAACATAGGACATCAGAGAaccgttcttcaaagtcagCAACGAGTGTTTCTCCAACTTGTCCTCACCCCAAACACCTAGCGTCTTGGAAACCTTGCGCTTCGAGCAGTCGGTCGAATaaaactccttcaactgcGTGAGCGACCTCGGAGTCGCCTCCAAAGAGTCATTAATAGCCTCCAACGTACTATTGAACTGATAGGTGTCATGTTCCCGAAATATGTTCAGTTTTTTCTAACATGCTGCTTTCCAAAGTTCCTCATCTCTCCTTGAGAAGGCTTCTCGGGCATCTTTGACAACTGATAAGAAAGTGCATTCTTAATATTTTCCATCTGCACCTCATCAATCAATTAAACTTGGTTGGAATTGCACGCGTCTGTTGTACCTCTGGAAGTTGTACGTTACGTTTCTTGATGGGTTTCAAATGCCCAATCTCACTAACGTTCTTTCCAGACACATTTTCTGTCATCACATCATTCATGTGATTTGTCCGCGGTGCTGCTGTTCGTAAGCAGTCAATTATACCCTCTTGCTTCTTGACCCGGTCTACAGTTTCCTTTATCTCTTTAATATTTTTAGGAAAACCTGGGTATGTTTTCGCAACATCAGCAAGAATGTTATTCAATGCTTCTACCGGATTCATGCAGCCTGTACTACCTCCTGTATCTGTAGCAGACCTTTTGCTACAGATGTCATCTCGGGCGATAGAGAACATTTCGCCCTCTATGTTAGGGTTGTTCAAATCGTCCCCAAACACACTCTTCGGTGCTTCGCCCGGTGGGTCGAACAGATTCAATTTCTCATTCTCCCCATGACGAAATATTCAGAAAGTCCCCCTGACTTGTCTTCTCCCATAGAAGTGTTAACATCTGGTACCAGTTGGAATATTTCCTGCGAGGCAGATACTCCCCGTAACGTTGAAATAGCATATGATTGTACATCATGGATGTAAGAATAGTTCTTCAAGGGAAagttcaattcttcaaatttcACTTGGTTACTGGAGTATACCTTGCCTGTACAGGCACCAAAGGTTCGATATACTCTCTTCCGCGAATTTCCCTTGCCTGTGCAGGGATCAAAGGATCGATATGCTCTCTTCTGCGAGTTTCCGCGGTGTGATTTTAAAGTATAAAGCCCATTTCTTTGCTTAGCCATCGTCGACCTAACGCCATCTTGGGTTATCATCTGTAGAGgaatttttccaaatatgAAACGACCCTTTGACGTCGCCGTTGCCGCTGAAATGGATATCAACTTGAAATCAACACCAGGAACATAAGCCACATTGTGTAAGAGGAAATTCTTGACCTTaacttttccaaatccTTCAATGGTAGCATTTCCAACAATACCTGTCAATTCCTCATGCTTGCCCATCTTAAGCTCACTAAACATACTCGCGTCATTGCATACATGAATGGAGCTTCCGCTATCAACTACCAATTCTCCCTTGGGGAGTGATGTTGATGCATACATTGATGCATAAAAGCTTTGTAGACCGCCTATTTTTTCATTCGATCTAAAAGTATTAGCATCCGGATAGTCCCGTTTATACTTAACGCACTTACTAATCGGATGGTTTTCTCCACAGTGGAAACACTTGATCTGAGAGTGATAAGTGCTCCTTTTAGCGGCCATGGCCACCTCGCCATGTTCCGCTTTCCcttctccaagatcttggagtAAATCGTGTTCAGAAgtaatcacaacctgcgTCTAGTGAAGACTTTTACGTCACTCTTTACGAAGCTTCACTTGACGCTCAACACATTGGATAGTTCCATTATGAAGGTGAATGCGTAAGTGTCTATCTGACGTTCTAATTACCTTGCTCATTGCGGGGCAgaaaatttcaaagttcCATTTTAAAATTTAAAGAGGTTTCAAAAGGTAATTgcgcaaaaaaaaactagCAAGAGCTCTCGTTGCTATCCTTCATTTCGAATGTTGTGTTTGTAGAGCTGGAAGAAATAGTCGCTTACACTCACTATTGCAGCGCTCCATTACACTcacaaaaaattataaaTCGTGATTACAAAAAACGACCTCGGTGAGGATTGAACTCACGATCTTGCGATTAACAGTCGCACGCCTTAACCAGCTTGGCCACGAAGTCttcaatttattttttaaaaattttggTAAATGTTAAATAGTTACTTTTTTTAGCAAGATAGGTGGTTAAATACTTTATTTTTAGATATAAACTGAACTGTTGGTAAACAATTAAAGCCTGTAACGTAATAGGCCAAGTCAATAGTCAATTATCCTTCGGTGATATCTAATTATGACTAAAATTGAGGGCACAACAGCACTACACTGTGTACAAGTTGTTGTACCAACTTGATTGGTAAGCACATAGCACTTATAGGCTACATCCAGGCTGAAATAAACCTGATAACGTATAACAAAATAGAATCGGGTGTACCATCACGCAAAGAAATACATAGATGGGAAGAAATCTATATTTAACGAGATACTCTTCATGATTCAAGTTTACTGCTCAGCTTCAATAATCAAACGTATCATTGCCATTTATGTTTACCTACCGATATATGTCCCAATCAGCCATCTCGGCTCAAAGTTCAACGTTCAATAATCTTTCCAAAGAAAGCCGGCTCATCCAGCCATCAACCGGAAGGCAAAAAGATGTTAGCTCGCAGCCTTTCTTGTACGAATTCTCCGCTGTTGTCACTAACCAATACATTGTATCACAATACGCCTCCCCCGGCCTATGTAAAGATATTTGCACCGTTCGTGTCGGGCTCTTTTGTCGTAATATATCAGTCAAATGAAAAACTTCGGTGTTGATGTGTCAGGAAGTAGAGTACTTTGCTCCCAAAATCCCCAACCTGGAACACCTTAAACCGCGCCATTCTGAATGGTCAAGTGATAATGAACTTTGTGGCCTGTATGTCTCGCGTAAAGTACGTGTAATATCCCACATTACCCAGAATATTTTTAAGGTACGTGAAGGAGAATTGGTGTTCCAGCCCTATAAAGAAATCTATACAAGCCGGGGTGTATATACAGTCAATATGAAGTGGCCAGGTAGCAGTCTGAGAGAGTTATACGCTCTGGTTATTTGTAGTTTACGAAACCGTGATCGTTTTCATCTTCAATATACGATGAAAATAAGGTTTTGAAAACATGAAAATTCAAGAGGAAACTTCGCAACCGTTGAATACGACGACTTGGCGTTGACGTTTGGAACCCCGTGAAGAGGAACTGGTACCATGATCCTGAAACTGGTTTCTTATGCAGGGAACCTCTTTGGGTTCCTGTTCTTAACATTGTCTATTGCCTCTGGCCTCTATTACATTAGTGAGTTGGTCGAAGAATACTCAGAACCTACTAAGCGGTTTTTGACGAGGGCCATATATGGTGTCATTGGATTACTGGTGTCGTTATTGATTTTTGATAAATTCCCATTCAAATTAACTGTCTTTGCGATTGCATCTCATGTCCTCTACTTACAGAATATGAAAGGGTTTCCTTTTGTCAGTTTTACAAATCCTACGTTCCTTTTGAGTTGCGCGTGCACTGTTCTGAATCATTATCTATGGTTCAAATACTTCAACGACGTTGAAATACCTCCCCAATTCAAATTCAATCCTAACTATATACCAAAGAAAAGGGCTACCTTTTCAGAGGTggcttctttttttgcaaTCTGTGTGTGGTTTATTCCCTTCTCCTTATTTGTTTCCTTATCAGCTGGTGACTACGTTCTACCGACCGCAGAAGAACTAAAGAAAACAGATGATCCAACGGCTCAACCTAAGCTTCGTAAGAGAACGATCAACCTTGTCCGTGTTGCTATCAACAATGTTAGGGGCTTCATCCGTTCCTCGTTAAGAATATTCGGGTTCAAAATTGCTGAGCCAGAATATGACAGACTATCTATCTAGTAGTGGGAATGTGATTATGTGTGTGTTAATGCTGTGTATGCTTCGGGACTATATAATCTTAGATCCGTTAGACTCTCTTTGTCAATTTTTCAACCCTTTTGACATTTCCGATGCGAAACAAAAGTGTGGAATCCAGACACAATGGTCAGTGTCACCTGTATCCCAGATAATCAATACTGGTCGGAGTACCTAAATATTGGTATCAAAGTCTTTTTAACGGTAGTGAAATGGTACGATGACGGGTGGGGTTATAGAAGtttattcttttgaaaattttccgaAGGCTGTTGATCGCCAATGCTTCGTTGtttgaaggatttgaagTAAGAATATTATAAAACACCTTTTCCAACTTTTTACACGAATGTTCCGTTGATAGTATTACTATTGAAAAACCACCTGAGGGGGCAACAGGGATATCTTGCTAGTTTAAAAAACTTAGTAACCTTTTTACAACGGATCGAGAAGGGCAGTTCCGTTATGACATTCCGGACTGATGAAGAAGCTACTAGGCTTTGTATAAAGCTACAAGTTAAGGTAGAGATATTTTGTGAGCGTCAGAGTTCTAAATTTAAATTAGCGtcgatcttttccaaaCACAGCGAACAGTATTATCACTACAAAGGAGAAGCTGAGCGGATGTTATCTACATGTACAAAATCATTTAATGCGTGTCTTGAGAAGATTATAAAAACTCACGGTAAAATTACTTTCGATAAGTTTtgagagaaagaaaaaacatACAGATTTGTCATTGGCTTCTTCAATCTGGAGAACCCAATATCATTGATACAATGGAAACATGGTACTAGTAATGGAATTCTGTCTGCACTCAATCACTTTTTGGTACCACTGGTATTAGTCAGGACGTTACTGATTCCGTCAAGTTAACTGTGAAGAGTTTGCAACAGTAAACCAATGTATCAAAGGATCGATTGATAAAAGTCTGGaatgaaatttttgacGTAGTTCGATCGGCAAGATTGGAAAGACAGCACATTAAAAAGTTCTGTATTACGAGTAGGGTCACTAACATTAACACGGTGTTTCTTCAGTAATCTgtcgaaaaagaaagagataCGGTCAAGGTATGCAACACATATTGGGTTGAACTACAGGAAATGTTTTTACTGGAAATTCCAGACAGTCTAATATCCCTCTCCTCCCAGTATTTATTCTGGATTAATACTGATATTCCCCTTGTGTGATATCTAAGGAGAAGCTGATTGGTTGGCGAATATCCTGTTGACACCGTTAAGAAAGAGGCACCACCCTTATGGGATTTTAAATCGAACAActctgaaattgaacacGTTATTGAAACTAAGAGATCGGAGCTAGATATTAAGGCGCCTACAGCTGTGAACCGTGTCAAGCTAATAGATGCATAAATAGCAATTACGAACATGCAAACCTCCAGAGATGGAAACCTAGTGGTTGATGGTATAGACGTTGAACTGTTACATCTGAAGGCAATCGACGGTCAAGCAGAAGATTTTGTTTCGCTTTCACTCAAAACAACGTCAGCCCAAGAATCACAAACCGTAGTAtatgaaaaattgaaaggAAGAAGTGGTATGATTTCGAATCGTTTATGTATGAATACATTATGTATAATGTGTATAATGCAAttactctcttttttttttgtatgCATTTTTCAGCCTT is part of the Huiozyma naganishii CBS 8797 chromosome 4, complete genome genome and encodes:
- the KNAG0D02680 gene encoding uncharacterized protein, coding for MAAKRSTYHSQIKCFHCGENHPISKCVKYKRDYPDANTFRSNEKIGGLQSFYASMYASTSLPKGELVVDSGSSIHVCNDASMFSELKMGKHEELTGIVGNATIEGFGKVKVKNFLLHNVAYVPGVDFKLISISAATATSKGRFIFGKIPLQMITQDGVRSTMAKQRNGLYTLKSHRGNSQKRAYRSFDPCTGKGNSRKRVYRTFGACTGKVYSSNQVKFEELNFPLKNYSYIHDVQSYAISTLRGVSASQEIFQLVPDVNTSMGEDKSGGLSEYFVMGRMRN
- the SVP26 gene encoding Svp26p (similar to Saccharomyces cerevisiae SVP26 (YHR181W); ancestral locus Anc_5.57) produces the protein MILKLVSYAGNLFGFLFLTLSIASGLYYISELVEEYSEPTKRFLTRAIYGVIGLLVSLLIFDKFPFKLTVFAIASHVLYLQNMKGFPFVSFTNPTFLLSCACTVLNHYLWFKYFNDVEIPPQFKFNPNYIPKKRATFSEVASFFAICVWFIPFSLFVSLSAGDYVLPTAEELKKTDDPTAQPKLRKRTINLVRVAINNVRGFIRSSLRIFGFKIAEPEYDRLSI